From a single Phocoena sinus isolate mPhoSin1 chromosome 1, mPhoSin1.pri, whole genome shotgun sequence genomic region:
- the DVL1 gene encoding LOW QUALITY PROTEIN: segment polarity protein dishevelled homolog DVL-1 (The sequence of the model RefSeq protein was modified relative to this genomic sequence to represent the inferred CDS: deleted 5 bases in 4 codons; substituted 1 base at 1 genomic stop codon): MAETKIIYHMDEEETPYLVKLPVAPERVTLADFKNVLSNRPVHAYKFFFKSMDQDFGVVKEEISDDNARLPCFNGRVVSWLVLAEGTHSDAGSQGTDGHAELPPPLERTGGIGDSRPPSFHPNVAGSRDGMDNETGTESLVSHRRERARRRNREEAARTNGHPRGDRRRDLGLPPDSTSTVLSSELESSSFIDSEEDDNTSRLSSSTEQSTSSRLIRKHKRRRRKQRLRQTDRASSFSSITDSTMSLNIITVTLNMERHHFLGISIVGQSNDRGDGGIYIGSIMKGGAVAADGRIEPGDMLLQVNDVNFENMSNDDAVRVLREIVSQTGPISLTVAKCWDPTPRSYFTIPRADPVRPIDPAAWLSHTAALTGALPRYGTSPCSSAVTRTSTSSLTSSVPGAPQLEEVPLTVKSDMGAVVRVMQLPDSGLEIRDRMWLKITIANAVIGADVVDWLYTHLEGFRERRDARRYASSMLKRGFLRHRXTRFTFSEQCYYVFGDLCSNFAALNLNSGSSGASDQDTLAPLPHPAAPWPLGQGYPYQYPGPPPCFPPAYQDPGFGYGSGSAGSQQSEGSKSSGSTRSAGGSSRRALGREKESRSAGAGGSGSESDHTVPSGAVGSGGWRERPAGQLSRGSSPRSQASDAAPGLPPLHPLTKAYSVVGGPPGGPPVRELAAVPPELTGSRQSFQKAMGNPCEFFVDIM; the protein is encoded by the exons GGTTGTGAAGGAGGAGATCTCCGACGACAATGCTAGGCTGCCCTGCTTCAATGGCCGCGTGGTCTCCTGG ctggTCCTGGCTGAGGGCACACACTCGGATGCAGGGTCTCAGGGCACTGACGGCCACGCAGAACTGCCTCCGCCTCTCGAGCGGACAGGTGGCATCGGGGACTCCCGGCCCCCCTCCTTCCA CCCGAACGTGGCCGGCAGCCGAGATGGGATGGACAACGAGACCGGCACGGAGTCCCTGGTCAGCCACCGGCGGGAGCGAGCCCGACGTCGGAACCGCGAGGAGG CCGCCCGGACCAACGGGCACCCGAGGGGGGACCGGCGGCGGGACCTGGGGCTGCCCCCCGACAGCACGTCCACCGTGCTGAGCAGTGAACTTGAGTCCAGCAGCTTCATCGACTCGGAGGAGGACGACAACACCAGCCG GCTGAGCAGCTCCACGGAGCAGAGCACCTCCTCCCGGCTCATCCGGAAGCACAAGCGCCGGCGGCGGAAGCAGCGCCTGCGGCAGACAGACCGG GCCTCCTCCTTCAGCAGCATCACGGACTCCACCATGTCCCTGAATATCATCACCGTCACGCTCAACATGG AGAGGCACCACTTCCTGGGCATCAGCATCGTGGGCCAGAGCAACGACCGGGGCGACGGCGGCATCTACATCGGCTCCATCATGAAGGGCGGCGCCGTGGCTGCCGACGGCCGCATCGAGCCGGGTGACATGCTGCTGCAG GTGAACGACGTCAACTTTGAGAACATGAGCAACGACGACGCGGTGCGGGTCCTGCGGGAGATCGTGTCCCAGACGGG GCCTATCAGCCTCACTGTGGCCAAGTGCTGGGACCCGACGCCCCGGAGCTACTTCACCATCCCGAGGG CTGACCCCGTTCGGCCCATTGACCCGGCCGCCTGGCTGTCGCACACGGCGGCGCTGACCGGAGCCCTGCCCCGCTACGGTACGAGCCCCTGCTCCAGCGCCGTCACGCGCACCAGCACCTCCTCACTAACCAGCTCGGTGCCCGGCGCTCCGC AGCTGGAGGAGGTGCCGCTGACGGTT AAGAGTGACATGGGCGCTGTCGTCCGGGTCATGCAGCTGCCGGACTCAGGCCTGGAGATCCGTGACCGCATGTGGCTCAAGATCACCATCGCCAACGCCGTCAT AGGGGCGGACGTGGTGGACTGGCTGTACACGCACCTGGAGGGCTTCCGTGAA CGGCGGGATGCGCGCAGGTACGCC AGCAGCATGCTGAAGCGCGGCTTCCTGCGGCAC CGGTGAACAAGATTCACCTTCTCCGAGCAGTGCTACTACGTCTTCGGGGACCTGTGCAGCA ACTTCGCTGCCCTGAACCTCAACAGCGGCTCCAGCGGGGCCTCGGATCAGGACACGCTGGCCCCGCTGCCCCACCCGGCCGCCCCCTGGCCCCTGGGGCAGGGCTACCCCTACCAGTACCCGGGGCCCCCGCCCTGCTTCCCGCCCGCATACCAGGACCCCGGCTTCGGCTACGGCAGCGGCAGTGCTGGCAGTCAGCAGAGTGAAG GAAGCAAAAGCAGTGGGTCCACCCGGAGCGCTGGCGGGAGCAGCCGTCGGGCCCTGGGGCGCGAGAAGGAGAGCCGGTCGGCTGGAGCTGGGGGCAGTGGCAGCGAGTCGGACCACACAGTGCCAAGCGGGGCTGTGGGCAGCGGCGGCTGGCGGGAGCGTCCTGCTGGCCAGCTCAGCCGTGGCAGCAGCCCGCGCAGCCAGGCCTCGGACGCCGCCCCAGGGCTCCCCCCGCTGCACCCCCTGACAAAGGCGTACTCGGTGGTGGGCGGGCCGCCTGGGGGGCCGCCTGTCCGGGAGCTGGCCGCTGTCCCCCCGGAGCTGACAGGCAGCCGCCAGTCCTTCCAGAAGGCCATGGGGAACCCCTGTGAGTTCTTTGTCGATATCATGTGA